The following coding sequences lie in one Leishmania donovani BPK282A1 complete genome, chromosome 11 genomic window:
- a CDS encoding tetratricopeptide repeat (TPR) protein, giving the protein MPPKGLFKSAAKAQRAKAKKERQLLEARMRECYEKCAEARGYLEPTGRSAEPNFTKAKTALDAAIEAYDASSLAFFLLGQWNRMQGMYKEAIECYSHALDLEPTNVQALEWRANCFQTLHDYLHAIEDNTSIISLDPENDHAYNMRGLCVLQSSVPGLRLRSVHFESCVRDFSAAVRLNEANYYAMANLGKAYEVQGHLEKAIECYGKALDSSEGYAYARFRRGCTALHMAERSILRREESEGSSDSDAPEASADAAKAVHGSSTQHMTEAASSTISRVPGGATTLKEVKAEVRQQIEEEEEAQKAAKLLKLADGDFTMLLDRSPEAKILTADATVVLNIGICALLSKNINRAEEHLKLAQEIVAKRPGLVEEGEAPPLENMDTFNSVLAIRLNELQKLKDMARSAA; this is encoded by the coding sequence ATGCCTCCGAAAGGTTTGTTCAAGTCCGCGGCAAAGGCTCAGAGGGCAAAAGCCAAGAAGGAAAggcagctgctcgaggcgCGTATGAGGGAGTGCTACGAAAAATGTGCTGAGGCCCGAGGATATCTAGAACCGACAGGTCGTAGCGCGGAGCCAAACTTCACCAAGGCCAAAACGGCACTGGATGCTGCCATTGAGGCATACGACGCAAGCTCGCTTGCGTTCTTCCTGCTCGGGCAATGGAACCGAATGCAGGGAATGTACAAGGAAGCGATCGAGTGCTACTCTCACGCGCTGGACTTGGAGCCAACAAACGTGCAGGCTCTTGAATGGCGCGCAAACTGCTTCCAAACCTTGCACGATTACCTGCACGCCATCGAAGACAATACTAGTATTATCTCGCTAGATCCAGAAAACGATCATGCGTACAACATGCGCGGTCTTTGTGTTCTGCAGAGCAGCGTACCGGGGTTGCGCTTGCGCTCCGTTCATTTTGAGTCCTGCGTGCGTGACTTTAGCGCCGCGGTCCGCCTCAACGAGGCCAACTACTACGCTATGGCAAACTTGGGCAAGGCGTACGAGGTCCAAGGCCACTTGGAGAAGGCGATCGAGTGCTACGGAAAGGCGCTCGACAGTAGTGAAGGCTATGCCTACGCGAGGTTTCGCCGTGGGTGCACAGCGTTGCACATGGCGGAGAGGTCAATTCTGCggcgagaggagagcgaaggGAGTTCTGACAGCGACGCGCCGGAGGCATCTGCCGACGCGGCGAAGGCAGTGCATGGCAGCTCAACCCAACACATGACAGAAGCGGCCTCCTCGACTATTAGTCGAGTCCCTGGCGGCGCGACGACTCTCAAGGAGGTGAAGGCCGAGGTGCGCCAGCAAattgaggaggaggaggaagcgcagAAGGCAGCGAAGCTGTTGAAGCTGGCTGATGGCGATTTCACTATGTTGCTAGACCGCAGCCCGGAGGCAAAGATACTCACGGCGGATGCGACCGTGGTGCTGAACATCGGCATTTGCGCACTTTTGAGCAAGAACATCAACAGGGCGGAGGAGCATCTGAAGCTCGCTCAGGAGATCGTGGCAAAGAGACCGGGCCTTgtcgaggagggggaggcgccgccgcttgaAAACATGGACACCTTCAACAGCGTACTGGCTATTCGGTTGAATGAGCTGCAGAAGTTGAAAGACATGGCGAGATCCGCGGCATGA
- a CDS encoding amino acid permease/transporter, putative, with product MYTFTISGAYGIEEAVMGGGVLLTIVSIIVIPVIMGAPMVLVVAELAAAVPSNAGFLMWIKLSFHRCVYLSMAIMSLIYIAVDNALYPTMFSEYLCTSIRCSDTGAKFLRLGMLLFTYALNMLGVEAVGVTSVVLTVLTVAPFVLMYLLQQLRTGFYVNWPAVAYIPASVDWTRFISTASWCLSGLEQAGTVVEEVEDSQRTIIGSLIPLIGLAVITYVPPIIAGASVSREPLDLSKWKTGYWAEVSYQVGGNALKFFTVVGGVLSAFGLTLSALCTTTRIISGMALTEAFPGKVGVWFSRRNKRFGTYHWTLTFNTVLTGLFSTVLGFGSLVLVDQCLYGIRVVVILISFYRFRQLYPYLPRPFRIPFDGWRLHLMMGVALASSVALTIVSLFQEKLTVILCVAVVGSSFLVSFLYCHFVHRHDFAGRIVTFVAIPVSRHSNDGGNTDAAATRRVSPEAPAPTRE from the coding sequence ATGTACACATTTACCATCAGCGGAGCCTACGGAATCGAAGAAGCGGTGATGGGCGGCGGTGTGCTCTTAACCATCGTCTCGATTATTGTCATTCCTGTGATAATGGGGGCTCCAATGGTGCTGGTTGTGGCAGAGCTGgcagctgcggtgccgtCCAACGCCGGCTTCCTCATGTGGATCAAACTGTCGTTTCACCGGTGTGTGTACCTTTCCATGGCAATCATGTCGCTCATCTACATCGCCGTTGACAATGCTCTCTATCCGACAATGTTCTCCGAGTATTTGTGCACATCCATCCGCTGTAGTGATACGGGGGCGAAGTTTCTGCGACTGGGAATGCTGCTCTTCACGTACGCCCTGAACATGCTGGGTGTGGAAGCGGTTGGCGTGACGAGTGTGGTGCTGACCGTGCTCACGGTGGCCCCATTTGTGCTCATGTATCTTCTGCAACAGCTGCGCACGGGCTTTTACGTGAACTGGCCAGCCGTGGCCTACATCCCGGCATCCGTCGATTGGACTAGGTTTATCTCCACCGCCTCGTGGTGCCTCTCTGGACTTGAGCAAGCTGGGACAGTCGTGGAAGAGGTCGAGGACTCGCAGCGGACCATAATCGGATCTCTCATTCCACTTATTGGGCTTGCGGTGATCACCTACGTACCCCCCATCATCGCAGGTGCCAGCGTATCGAGAGAGCCATTGGATTTGTCGAAGTGGAAGACCGGCTACTGGGCGGAGGTATCGTACCAGGTAGGCGGTAACGCTCTCAAGTTTTTTACCGTGGTGGGTGGCGTTCTCTCGGCGTTTGGGCTGACACTCTCGGCGCTGTGCACTACTACACGCATCATTTCGGGGATGGCGCTCACAGAGGCCTTTCCAGGAAAGGTGGGGGTGTGGTTTTCGCGGCGCAACAAACGATTTGGCACGTACCACTGGACACTGACCTTCAACACAGTCCTCACTGGCCTCTTCTCGACGGTGCTGGGCTTCGGTTCTTTGGTGCTGGTGGATCAGTGCCTCTATGGCATTCGCGTTGTTGTAATCTTAATCTCGTTTTACCGCTTTCGCCAACTGTATCCGTATCTGCCGCGACCCTTCCGAATTCCATTCGACGGTTGGCGACTGCACCTCATGATGGGCGTGGCCTTGGCGTCGTCTGTTGCCCTCACCattgtttctctctttcaGGAAAAATTAACGGTTATTTTatgcgtcgccgtcgtcggtaGCTCCTTTCTTGTGTCATTTTTGTATTGCCATTTTGTGCACCGGCACGATTTCGCTGGCCGTATTGTCACCTTTGTCGCGATCCCAGTCAGCCGCCACAGCAACGATGGCGGCAATACggatgcggctgcgacgcGCCGTGTATCGCCAGAGGCTCCTGCGCCCACAAGAGAATAG
- a CDS encoding protein kinase, putative, with protein MSIAFVGVSAVPPLERQKQRLANMDPSVYAVFEECRYKSLLAICHLGRIIDAAMRGLDESTQVPASQPCEDTSHHDCALRSAANADREEPVGRPIADPTISRGSNEDLPLFIPLMDDNSDVSFCSMLHVEAESSSNASGLGYLSENAAKERSKQSTDMKATSHAALGNRERDVALFPHLNGHWECGIFGGKRVYIDTGGLYLGRGATALVYEGWMVVTDAMDGSEVCLAKVPVAIKEVTYNAKDRRLHDLYELAVNLRLNMVHPGIVHSYYAGTYMPRLAGFRSAEKAMVYAHLVLARSVTGSVADVLKRSGPFPESEIKRCMAEILSALQCVHEDHNCVHNDVKPHNILIFDDSSAYYAEFKYQIIDLTDIAPATPIEDVLRDLAAERKQQQNIFSERGTVMYMSPESCLGLGTLTSNDVWSLGITAFHMATGTLPWRPLERQYPSMILNGYRRKFTLRSLVDMHVNDAFGASGSCYPTGTDNPLHADSDGKPRARFHASSAPGSRATGGASCTSQVFRDQYKGFGPILDMLDEVSVSSEFRSFLEQCLTENPVKRPTCRQLRSHPFVKDVTVASQH; from the coding sequence ATGTCGATTGCCTTTGTAGGAGTTTCTGCGGTGCCGCCCTTGGAGAGGCAGAAGCAGAGGCTGGCAAACATGGACCCCTCTGTGTACGCGGTCTTCGAAGAGTGCCGGTACAAAAGTCTGCTTGCCATCTGCCATCTGGGCCGAATCATAGATGCTGCCATGCGTGGGCTTGACGAATCGACACAAGTGCCCGCTTCACAGCCGTGCGAAGACACAAGCCACCACGATTGTGCCCTTCGGAGCGCAGCGAATGCAGACAGGGAGGAGCCTGTCGGACGTCCAATAGCGGATCCCACCATCAGCCGTGGTAGCAATGAGGATCTACCCCTCTTCATACCTTTGATGGACGACAATTCGGACGTCTCATTCTGCTCCATGTTGCACGTAGAGGCGGAGAGTAGCTCCAACGCAAGTGGTCTGGGGTACTTGTCCGAGAACGCCGCGAAGGAGCGAAGCAAGCAGAGCACAGACATGAAAGCCACCTCTCACGCCGCTCTCGGAAACAGGGAGCGTGACGTTGCCCTTTTTCCCCACCTCAACGGCCACTGGGAATGCGGCATCTTTGGCGGGAAACGGGTGTACATCGATACTGGTGGCTTGTACCTCGGCCGCGGTGCGACCGCGTTGGTTTACGAGGGGTGGATGGTTGTCACGGACGCGatggacggcagcgaggtgTGCCTCGCCAAGGTTCCGGTCGCAATCAAGGAGGTCACTTACAATGCGAAAGATAGAAGGCTGCACGACTTGTACGAGCTGGCGGTGAATCTGCGCTTGAATATGGTGCATCCTGGAATAGTGCACAGCTACTACGCAGGCACGTACATGCCACGCCTAGCTGGCTTCCGCAGTGCAGAGAAGGCGATGGTGTACGCGCACCTAGTGTTGGCGCGCAGTGTCACAGGGAGTGTTGCAGATGTGCTGAAGCGCAGTGGTCCATTTCCAGAGTCGGAAATCAAGCGGTGCATGGCGGAGATATTGTCGGCGCTCCAGTGCGTTCACGAGGACCACAACTGCGTTCACAACGACGTAAAACCGCACAACATTCTCATCTTCGACGACTCTAGTGCCTACTACGCTGAGTTCAAGTATCAAATCATTGACTTGACCGATATTGCCCCGGCTACACCCATCGAAGACGTTCTGCGGGATCTTGCCGCCGAAAGGAAACAGCAACAGAATATTTTCTCGGAGAGGGGTACGGTTATGTACATGTCCCCAGAGAGCTGCCTGGGGCTGGGGACACTGACAAGCAACGATGTATGGTCGCTCGGCATCACGGCGTTCCACATGGCAACGGGAACGTTGCCTTGGAGGCCACTGGAGCGGCAGTATCCCAGTATGATCCTGAACGGGTACCGTCGAAAGTTCACATTGCGGAGTCTAGTTGACATGCATGTCAACGACGCATTTGGAGCTTCTGGTTCTTGTTACCCGACTGGAACGGACAACCCTCTGCATGCTGACAGCGACGGTAAGCCGCGTGCCAGATTTcacgccagcagcgcacctGGCTCGAGGGCCACCGGTGGGGCCAGTTGCACAAGCCAAGTGTTCCGCGACCAGTACAAGGGCTTTGGGCCAATCCTTGACATGCTGGACGAGGTGAGCGTCTCAAGTGAATTCCGTAGCTTTTTGGAGCAGTGTCTCACTGAGAACCCAGTCAAGCGCCCAACATGCCGCCAACTGAGAAGCCATCCATTTGTGAAGGACgtgacggtggcgtcgcAACACTGA
- a CDS encoding nucleobase transporter, with the protein MSKLPQAAMLVTSLVVGVTMVMGPNAINSAPSFMLEYYKYLAGNKAAEALSPVFWRNILNFYTVVTIVAQAIHEPTNLTSFMCRFSLLFRLEVSCVLMTIELLVILIMPHTNAPEYGAIAALMIVAYLGGAARAYFENTGYALFGPCPPIMMTGMLVGSAVSGSLVSVLQIVLKVSMSDTYNAVLTQSLIYFCLAIGIIFLSGLLLMILPYNPYARRYVAEFRSSRGLWANIYCPREAVKEMSDDGVCRKNGAAGLQDRAACRYLADSGSEKKAELLLETEHGDVTARGIRARHHPNLLYDDRFFTREGFEAEPTQEFAPEPGSHDGAAVNATETVACDCAYPQTTSGEVSSEVVTQTKADLDGDSNDCPAAADRMLTTAELLQEVKLWPVIKKIYPMMIACFLTFCATYLVYPGIIVAVDSADGWFTTLIIAAYNFADLVGRLLTLWRRLWPSRKVILIASITRIIFIPLLVLCAVHKIPSKAAAYVFTIIMGLSNGFVGALSMIYSPETPSLSTDGERAMAGQLTGACLLIGCAAGSLIQLAEVLPFT; encoded by the coding sequence ATGTCGAAGCTACCGCAGGCGGCCATGCTTGTCACCAGCCTTGTGGTCGGCGTGACCATGGTGATGGGCCCCAACGCCATCAACAGCGCCCCGAGCTTCATGCTGGAGTACTACAAGTACCTCGCTGGCAACAAGGCTGCAGAGGCGCTCTCGCCGGTGTTTTGGAGGAACATCCTCAACTTCTACACAGTGGTCACCATAGTGGCGCAGGCGATTCATGAGCCGACAAACTTGACTTCCTTCATGTGCCGTttctcgctgctcttccgTCTCGAGGTGAGCTGCGTGTTGATGACGATAGAACTGCTCGTCATCCTCATCATGCCGCACACGAACGCTCCCGAGTACGGCGCGATCGCGGCGCTGATGATCGTAGCATAcctgggcggcgctgctcgtgccTACTTTGAGAACACCGGGTATGCGCTTTTCGGCCCCTGCCCTCCGATTATGATGACTGGCATGCTGGTCGGTTCGGCGGTTTCCGGGTCTCTAGTGTCTGTGCTGCAGATCGTCTTGAAGGTAAGCATGTCCGACACCTACAACGCCGTGCTGACGCAGTCCCTCATCTATTTCTGCCTGGCGATAGGCATCATCTTCCTCTCCGGGCTGCTTCTCATGATCTTGCCGTACAATCCATACGCGCGGCGCTACGTTGCTGAGTTCCGCTCGAGCCGGGGTCTATGGGCGAACATCTACTGCCCGCGCGAGGCTGTGAAGGAGATGTCCGATGACGGCGTGTGTCGCAAaaacggcgccgccggcttGCAGGACCGCGCTGCCTGCCGCTACTTGGCCGACTCCGGCTCTGAGAAgaaggcagagctgctgctggagacgGAGCACGGCGATGTCACAGCGAGAGGTATCCGggcgcgccaccaccccaACCTTCTCTATGATGACCGCTTCTTCACCAGGGAGGGGTTCGAGGCGGAGCCGACGCAGGAGTTTGCTCCTGAGCCCGGGagccacgacggcgctgcggtgaATGCCACTGAAACGGTCGCATGCGACTGTGCATATCCGCAGACGACCTCCGGCGAAGTCAGCAGCGAAGTTGTGACACAGACGAAGGCTGACCTTGATGGGGACAGCAATGACTGCCCTGCTGCCGCAGACAGGATGCTGACGacagcggagctgctgcaggaggtgaAGCTGTGGCCAGTCATCAAGAAGATCTACCCGATGATGATTGCCTGTTTCCTGACCTTCTGTGCCACCTATCTCGTGTACCCGGGTATCATTGTTGCTGTGGACAGTGCTGACGGATGGTTCACGACACTCATCATTGCGGCGTACAACTTCGCTGACCTCGTCGGCCGTTTGCTGACCCTCTGGAGGCGGCTGTGGCCGTCGCGCAAGGTGATCCTGATTGCCTCGATTACACGCATCATCTTCATTCCTctgctggtgctgtgcgcgGTGCACAAGATCCCATCGAAGGCGGCCGCGTATGTGTTCACGATTATCATGGGTTTGTCGAATGGCTTTGTTGGAGCGCTTTCGATGATTTACAGCCCTGAGACGCCAAGCCTTTCCACCGATGGCGAGCGAGCCATGGCCGGTCAGCTGACAGGCGCGTGCCTGCTGATCGGCTGTGCGGCGGGCTCGCTCATTcagctggcggaggtgcttCCATTCACTTAA
- a CDS encoding 3-methylcrotonoyl-CoA carboxylase beta subunit, putative, with product MEGFVEQLRARVRYVQAGGVVSAEEAAKAGVSISSLEADDRVRKLHLSRGKMLARERIERLIDPGTRFLELSQLAGWDLYWDDKKKEYERCYSGGIVTGVGIVNGVRCMLVANDATVKGGTYYPITVKKHLRAQKIAEQNHLPCIYLVDSGGANLSRQDDVFPDEQHFGHIFFNEARMSTKSISQIAVVMGSCTAGGAYVPAMADESIIVARNGTIFLGGPPLVFAATGEKVSSEDLGGADVHCRISGVADHYATDDLHALYLARRAVANLNLKEHNEARNPTDVKPVPPLYDPRELGGFIPDMLSDVVKSFDVRAIIARIVDGSRFDEFKALYGSTLVCGFARVEGMQVGIIANQGILYSESALKGAHFIGLCTQRKVPLLFLQNITGFMVGKKYEEGGIARNGARLVMAVSTAPVPKITVLIGGSYGAGNYGMCGRAFEPRFLFMWPNARISVMGGTQAATVLALTNRNLKNASEAEVAAFKDKVKRKYEREGSCYYSTARLWDDGVIAPEDTRVVVAEALRATRLAPMVKKIE from the coding sequence ATGGAGGGTTtcgtggagcagctgcgcgcgcgcgtgcggtaCGTGCAAGCCGGAGGCGTTGtgtcggcggaggaggctgcCAAGGCGGGCGTCTCTATTTCGTCCCTCGAGGCGGACGACCGGGTCCGCAAGCTGCACCTGAGCCGCGGCAAGATGCTCGCGCGCGAGCGCATCGAGCGGCTTATCGACCCCGGCACCCGCTTCCTCGAGCTCTCGCAGCTGGCTGGGTGGGACTTGTACTGGGATGACAAGAAGAAGGAGTACGAGCGGTGCTACAGTGGTGGCATTGTGACGGGCGTCGGCATCGTGAACGGCGTTCGATGCATGCTCGTCGCGAACGACGCAACGGTGAAGGGCGGAACATACTACCCGATCACCGTGAAGaagcacctgcgcgcgcagaAGATTGCGGAGCAGAACCACTTGCCTTGCATCTATCtcgtcgacagcggcggcgccaaccTCAGCCGCCAGGACGACGTCTTCCCTGATGAGCAGCACTTTGGCCATATATTTTTCAACGAGGCGCGAATGTCCACCAAGTCCATCTCGCAGAttgcggtggtgatgggcaGCTGCACGGCGGGTGGCGCCTACGTGCCGGCCATGGCAGATGAGAGCATCATCGTGGCCCGCAACGGCACCATCTTCCTCGGCGGTCCGCCGCTTGTCTTCGCGGCCACCGGAGAAAAGGTATCGTCAGAGGAtctcggcggcgcagacgtgcactgccgcatcagcggcgtGGCGGATCACTACGCGACTGACGACCTGCACGCCTTGTAcctcgcgcgccgcgccgtggcAAACTTGAACTTGAAGGAGCACAACGAAGCGCGAAACCCAACCGATGTgaagccggtgccgccgctgtacGACCCGAGGGAGCTGGGCGGCTTTATCCCGGATATGCTGTCGGACGTCGTCAAGAGCTTCGACGTGCGGGCCATCATTGCGCGCATcgtcgacggcagccgctTCGATGAGTTCAAGGCGCTATACGGCAGCACGCTTGTGTGCGGCTTCGCAAGGGTTGAGGGGATGCAGGTAGGCATTATCGCGAACCAGGGCATCCTCTATTCGGAGTCCGCCCTGAAGGGGGCGCACTTTATCGGTCTGTGCACGCAGCGcaaggtgccgctgctcttccttcAGAACATCACCGGCTTCATGGTGGGCAAAAAGtacgaggagggcggcatCGCTCGCAACGGTGCTCGGCTCGTGATGGCAGTCTCCACAGCACCGGTGCCGAAGATCACGGTGCTCATAGGCGGCAGCTATGGCGCCGGCAACTACGGCATGTGCGGGCGCGCCTTCGAGCCGCGCTTCCTCTTCATGTGGCCAAACGCGCGCATCAGCGTGATGGGCGGGACGCAGGCCGCTACAGTGCTTGCCTTAACGAACCGTAACTTGAAGAATGCCTCGGAGGCCGAGGTTGCTGCCTTCAAGGACAAGGTGAAGAGGAAGTACGAGAGGGAGGGTTCGTGCTACTACAGCACCGCGCGCCTCTGGGACGACGGCGTGATCGCTCCGGAGGACACGCGTGTCGTTGTGGCAGAAGCACTGCGTGCGACGCGGCTGGCACCGATGGTAAAAAAAATAGAGTGA